In a single window of the Anaerocolumna cellulosilytica genome:
- a CDS encoding transcription repressor NadR yields MEGKERRELLIKLLTESRDPISGTELAKKLGVSRQVIVQDIALLRAVNKNILSTTKGYMIYLQEEQKVNRAFLVKHTTDEIEDELCAIVDNGGKVLNVIVSHDLYGEIAADLIIKNRQDVYDFVKHVKSKNTVPLKELTDGIHLHTVEADSEEILDKIEAALKMKKYLVNP; encoded by the coding sequence ATGGAAGGGAAGGAACGCCGTGAATTATTAATTAAATTATTGACAGAATCAAGAGATCCTATATCCGGCACGGAGTTAGCAAAAAAGCTGGGAGTCAGCAGACAGGTAATCGTACAGGATATTGCATTACTGAGAGCTGTTAATAAGAACATATTATCTACTACAAAAGGGTATATGATCTATTTACAAGAGGAACAAAAGGTCAATCGTGCTTTTTTAGTGAAACATACAACGGATGAAATCGAAGATGAGTTATGTGCCATTGTTGATAATGGAGGAAAGGTTCTTAATGTTATTGTAAGCCATGACTTGTACGGAGAAATAGCCGCCGACTTAATCATAAAAAACCGCCAGGATGTCTATGATTTTGTAAAGCATGTTAAATCAAAAAATACCGTTCCCTTAAAGGAACTTACAGATGGTATTCACCTACATACAGTGGAGGCGGATTCGGAAGAAATACTGGATAAAATTGAGGCAGCCCTTAAGATGAAAAAGTATTTGGTGAATCCTTAG